One segment of Rosa chinensis cultivar Old Blush chromosome 6, RchiOBHm-V2, whole genome shotgun sequence DNA contains the following:
- the LOC112174055 gene encoding vesicle-associated membrane protein 721 isoform X2, whose protein sequence is MNDILILAYCVVAVEALGRQVPIAFLERIKEDFTNRYGGGKAATAVANSLNKEFGSKLKEHMQYCVDHPEEISKLAKVKAQVSEVKGVMMENIEKVLDRGEKIELLVDKTENLRSQAQDFRQQGTQMRRKMWLQNMKIKLIVLGILIALILIIVLSVCNGFKC, encoded by the exons ATGAATGATATATTGATTTTAG CGTACTGTGTAGTTGCAGTTGAGGCTCTTGGTCGACAAGTTCCTATTGCCTTCCTTGAGCGAATCAAGGAGGATTTTACCAATAGATATGGTGGAGGAAAAGCTGCAACAGCAGTTGCAAATAGTCTGAACAAGGAATTTGG GTCTAAGCTGAAGGAGCATATGCAATATTGTGTGGATCACCCCGAGGAGATCAGCAAACTTGCTAAAGTGAAAGCTCAGGTCTCGGAAGTGAAAGGAGTTATGATGGAAAATATTGAAAAG GTTCTTGATCGTGGGGAAAAGATAGAACTTCTGGTGGACAAAACAGAGAACCTCCGCTCACAG GCACAAGATTTCAGGCAGCAGGGAACCCAGATGAGGAGGAAGATGTGGTTACAGAACATGAAGATCAAGCTGATAGTTTTGGGAATCTTAATCGCCTTGATTCTCATTATTGTTCTATCTGTTTGCAATGGTTTCAAGTGTTGA
- the LOC112174055 gene encoding vesicle-associated membrane protein 721 isoform X1: MVSAYWSRKQEDNFMLAYCVVAVEALGRQVPIAFLERIKEDFTNRYGGGKAATAVANSLNKEFGSKLKEHMQYCVDHPEEISKLAKVKAQVSEVKGVMMENIEKVLDRGEKIELLVDKTENLRSQAQDFRQQGTQMRRKMWLQNMKIKLIVLGILIALILIIVLSVCNGFKC; this comes from the exons ATGGTTTCAGCTTATTGGTCACGAAAACAAGAAGACAATTTCATGTTGG CGTACTGTGTAGTTGCAGTTGAGGCTCTTGGTCGACAAGTTCCTATTGCCTTCCTTGAGCGAATCAAGGAGGATTTTACCAATAGATATGGTGGAGGAAAAGCTGCAACAGCAGTTGCAAATAGTCTGAACAAGGAATTTGG GTCTAAGCTGAAGGAGCATATGCAATATTGTGTGGATCACCCCGAGGAGATCAGCAAACTTGCTAAAGTGAAAGCTCAGGTCTCGGAAGTGAAAGGAGTTATGATGGAAAATATTGAAAAG GTTCTTGATCGTGGGGAAAAGATAGAACTTCTGGTGGACAAAACAGAGAACCTCCGCTCACAG GCACAAGATTTCAGGCAGCAGGGAACCCAGATGAGGAGGAAGATGTGGTTACAGAACATGAAGATCAAGCTGATAGTTTTGGGAATCTTAATCGCCTTGATTCTCATTATTGTTCTATCTGTTTGCAATGGTTTCAAGTGTTGA